In Shinella zoogloeoides, the genomic window GCACGATCGGGCCGGACCGCATCTTCGCGGGGGACGACCAGCGCAAGGACAATCCGCGCTTTTCCGTCGCCAACCGGCAGAAGGCGAAGGACTTTTCCGAGGCGATCCGGCCGGTCACGGAGCGGCACGGCGCGAGCATCGCCCAGGTCGTCATCGCCTGGACGCTGGCGCAGCCGGGCGTGACCTTTGCCCTTTGCGGTGCGAGGAACCCGGCGCAGGCGCTGGACAATGCGCGGGCCGGCACGCTCCGGCTCGGGGCGGACGATCTTGCTTCGATAGACACCGCCATCGCGGCGAAACTGGCCAACATGGACGGATAGCAGGCTGTCATCATGAACCGGAACGAGATAGTGGACGGGCTCCGCCAGAGCCCGAAGGTGGACGTGTGCGTCCTCGGCGGCGGTATCAACGGGCTCAGCGTCTTCCGCGAGCTGGCGCTGCAGGGCGTGAACGTGCTACTGGTCGAGAAGGACGACTACTGCTCGGGCGCGAGCGCGGCCCTCTCGCGCATGGTCCACGGCGGATTGCGCTACCTCGAAAACGGCGAGTTCAGCCTCGTCAGAGAATCGCTCGTCGAGCGCGACCGGCTGCTTCGCAACGCGCCCCACTATGTCGCGCCCCTGCCGACCACGGTGCCGATCTTCGACACCTTCTCCGGCCTTGCCAACGGTATCGTGCGGTTCTTCGGCCTCACCCGCCGCCCGAGCCGGCGCGGCGCCATCGCCATCAAGGCGGGCCTCGGCATCTACGATTTCCTGACGCGCAAGCGTGCGCTGATGCCGAGGCACCAGTTCCGCGGCCGCAAGGCGACACTCGACAAATGGCCGGCGCTCAATCCGGCGATCCGCAATTCCGCGACCTATTTCGATGCCTGGGTCAGCCATCCCGAACGCATCGGCATCGAGCTCCTGCGCGATGGCCTCTCGGCGGGGCCGAATGCCCGGGCTTTGAACTATGCGACCGTCGAACAGGCCGGTGCCGGTCTCTTCCGGCTGCGGGACGGCGTTTCCGGGGACGTGCTTTCCATCCAGCCCCGTCTGGTGATCAACGCAACGGGCGGCTGGATCGACATTGCGAACGGCTTCCTGTTCCCGCAGGAGGCTCTGCCGGCGCCGCTGATGGGCGGCACGAAGGGCTCACACCTCATCGTCGACAATCCGGTCCTGCGCGACATGCTCGACGGGCACATGATCTACTACGAGAACGAGGACGGGCGCATCTGCATCCTG contains:
- a CDS encoding glycerol-3-phosphate dehydrogenase/oxidase, producing the protein MNRNEIVDGLRQSPKVDVCVLGGGINGLSVFRELALQGVNVLLVEKDDYCSGASAALSRMVHGGLRYLENGEFSLVRESLVERDRLLRNAPHYVAPLPTTVPIFDTFSGLANGIVRFFGLTRRPSRRGAIAIKAGLGIYDFLTRKRALMPRHQFRGRKATLDKWPALNPAIRNSATYFDAWVSHPERIGIELLRDGLSAGPNARALNYATVEQAGAGLFRLRDGVSGDVLSIQPRLVINATGGWIDIANGFLFPQEALPAPLMGGTKGSHLIVDNPVLRDMLDGHMIYYENEDGRICILFPYLGKVLVGSTDIRVDDPGTVRCEAEERDYILQSLAFVLPGVHVRPEEVIFQFAGVRPLPASKDSFTGRIPRDHFCTMLEGQDGGPPVLCMIGGKWTTFRSFGELAADMTLERLGLSRRVDTADRPFGGGRAFPADRDGWVAALAASTGLTCARLAALFERYGTDAEEVARFIAAGAEQSLPHAGYSAREILYLLRTEAVEHLDDLLLRRTTLAIAGDLSLAMAEAVLDLLAAEKAWGTSRRAEERTRFLTLLHERHGVSQETLSARNEQRSELCETTARSG